From the genome of Arthrobacter sp. SLBN-122:
GTCTTCCCAGAAAGTCTCGATCTCACCCTGTGCCACTGCGTTCTCCTTCAATCGCGGGTAGCGAAAAGCCCCGCAACACGATTTGAACTGCTCCCCGAAAGTCAGACTGAAAAATTCAGTTTTGACTTCCGGGGAGCAGCTCAGCGGGAAGGGGACTTCCATGAAGAGCCGGATGCTAGCCGCTAGAGTTAACCTCGCACATTTACGAGTCCAACTTTCAGGGACCACTTCATATCCGGCCGGGGCTTTTGCAACACGGTCAAATGCCTAACCGCATGACGTGGTGTCCCCTCCTATCGCCTTACGCACAGCCCGGCAATACGCCTTTTGGCCTGGAGCTTTGGGGTGGAAGCTGAATGGACTGGGCTTTGCGCCGTTTGCGAGGAGGATGCTTACCAAGCTTGAAGATTGGTAGTAGTCAACCTTGGCGCCGATGATCCAATCAGCATCGCTGGATTTAGAGCCTGCTGAGCATACTTCGTGACCGCCGAAGGCATCTACAACCGGTGCGAATGAAATTCGTTGCTGTGTTGGGTCGGCTACGGCTACTTCATCCCTGATCTGTTGGTTCAGTAAATCGCTCATTTTATTCATCCAAGTCATGTCAGCCTTGGTGAACGAGAGTGGTATGCCTTGGCTAAGAAAGGCCGTCGAGCCAACGTAGCATGTCGCGGGAGGTACTTTCGGGAATAGATGAGGGTACCCAGCGACCACGATACGAGCTTGTGGGGCCCTCGCCATGATCTGTGCATAGACTTCATGCAGAGAGGGCACCCCGCATCCCTTCAAAGGGGGAAGATTGCAAACGTTCTGCTTTCCGGAACCGAGCGCAATGATGGCATTCGTTACATCATGGTCGTACTTTTGGCATGCGGGATGAAAGGGATCAATTCGAGCATCAACAGCTTTAATGCATGCGCCGAGCACGTCTGCAAAACCTGCATCATTTCCCCCGATGGTCAGCGTGACAAGCTTCACGCTCGGGTCTGTTTTTCCCTCAAGGGCGATTCTGTCGAGTTGGGCGACTTCGTTCCACTGTCCGTGGTAAAAATTTGGGATCTCTGCGCCGGCACAGGCCCAGTGTTTCCCGACCGGAACACCTAATTTGCCACTCATCAGCACCGGATACGCTGCCGCAGATCGGTGGCATCGGTTCTCCTCTTGACCGGTTTTCGTGTCGGTAGGCTGATCCGTCCCGGAGGCAAAGGGCGGGTTGCCCTCACCGGCCGAGTACGAATCGCCAAGGGCGACATAGCGGGACGGATCCACAGGCTTCGCTCCCGGCTTGCAGTCGGTTGCCACGTTGGCCACTGTCCCGACTCTAAGGTTGTCCAGCATGACGGCCGAATCTAGGTTGTGGTCGCCCTGGTCGAAAATAGAAAGGTACAACGAATGGGCTCCGGGACTGATGGGCGTTGCTGCACTGAGGGCAGGCGTCGCGCCGTCGTAGGTGGTGCCTGCGGCTTCCGTAGCCGACATGGACGTTACCCCCGCGGCATTAATGGTGATCGGGTTTCCTTGCGGGTCAAACGCGAAATTGTCCGGAGCGTTGATCAAAGTACCCAAGGTGGTCCACGTCGACTTGTCCAGCTCAGCGATGAATGCGTCGTTATAGGAGGTGCCAACGTACTCCGGGTACTCGTCTGAAAGGAACCGAAAGTCGATGCCGACGAGGCAATTGGCGTTGCTGGGGACGTTTAAGTCGATTTTGAGGATGGTTACATCGAGGTCGGTGTTGCCACGTACGTTTCCACCGGCGATGTTTTGCCCCGAACCTCCTGAGGTGTTTGGTTGATCGGCCAGGGCTGCATTGCCTGTCGTCAACAGTGTGTAGCTGTTGCCCGACTTCGGGAACCCGGCCAGCGGCGTGGTCATGACGGCATTGGGTGTCCCTTGGGGCGGGACAGTGACATAGCTGGCGCCGGTAATCACGCTCGCGTCGGACGCTAGGGCGTTGGCGAGCTGCAAGGGCGACGCTCCGGTGTCAGTGCTGGCTGCAACTGGTGTTGCCAGACTGACGCACGCCGCTGACATTAAAGAGAGGACTACTCCAAAAATGGAGGCCCGACGGGTCAGCGGACCGGAGGTGGGCGTTGCCTTTTTCATGGATTTCTTCTATCACTCATGTCCACACCCTTTGTATGAGCAACTACATTGGTCATTTGTATCAAGCCTCAAAAGCCTCGAGAAGCCTCTCTCTAAGACGTTCTCGGGCGGGGTTCCTATTGCCTCGTTGGACGGAATTAGTGGGATGAGGATATAGGCCAGGCATCGGGTGGGAGGGGATAACAGCTACCCTCCGTCGCATTAGGGGTATAGGGGCTACACATGATGGGGCTGACGACCCGACTCCTTGCATCGGTGTGGATTGTTACGCACCTCCAAAAAAGGAGTCGGCCGCACCCTCCGTGGGTGCGGCCCACTTTTGGCGCCGTTTAGACGTTCTCGCGGACCAGCAGCTCGATCAGGCCGATCTCGGCCAGGCTCTGCAGGTACCTGGTTTCCCTGTACGGATCCAACAGCACGTTGCCCGTGGGGCGCGGCGTGGAGTTGTACGGGGCTACCCGGAAGCGACGGTGGGGCCCTGGTTCAGGGGGGTCAGCACGAGGCCTGCGACGGTTCGCATAGGGCTCGTCCGCAGGTTCCGGAGCCAACTAGCTCCCGATCTCACACACCAGCTGTTTTTGACGTGAGTTGTAGGCCCCTGCGGACGAGACTTTCAACAAGGAACGGCCTGTTCCTGCCTAAACACGTACTTGTGAACACGCAAACGTGGTCAGTTGATTTGGAAGTTTGCGGTGTAGCCACAGCCTGAAGTTCAAGAGAAATCGGGCACGCAAACTTGAGCGAGGCCCTCCGGGAATGGAACTCGCTGCAGGAATTCGGGGGGGAGGCACAATGCTGACTTTGCCATCCTGCTGACCTGTAGTCCTAGTTTGGGGCACCTTTCTCATGTCGCAACTCCAG
Proteins encoded in this window:
- a CDS encoding choice-of-anchor L domain-containing protein, which gives rise to MKKATPTSGPLTRRASIFGVVLSLMSAACVSLATPVAASTDTGASPLQLANALASDASVITGASYVTVPPQGTPNAVMTTPLAGFPKSGNSYTLLTTGNAALADQPNTSGGSGQNIAGGNVRGNTDLDVTILKIDLNVPSNANCLVGIDFRFLSDEYPEYVGTSYNDAFIAELDKSTWTTLGTLINAPDNFAFDPQGNPITINAAGVTSMSATEAAGTTYDGATPALSAATPISPGAHSLYLSIFDQGDHNLDSAVMLDNLRVGTVANVATDCKPGAKPVDPSRYVALGDSYSAGEGNPPFASGTDQPTDTKTGQEENRCHRSAAAYPVLMSGKLGVPVGKHWACAGAEIPNFYHGQWNEVAQLDRIALEGKTDPSVKLVTLTIGGNDAGFADVLGACIKAVDARIDPFHPACQKYDHDVTNAIIALGSGKQNVCNLPPLKGCGVPSLHEVYAQIMARAPQARIVVAGYPHLFPKVPPATCYVGSTAFLSQGIPLSFTKADMTWMNKMSDLLNQQIRDEVAVADPTQQRISFAPVVDAFGGHEVCSAGSKSSDADWIIGAKVDYYQSSSLVSILLANGAKPSPFSFHPKAPGQKAYCRAVRKAIGGDTTSCG